The sequence CACACTGGAGATTCCAGGCTTCTGGTCACTGTCGGCGGTGGACCAGTGAGTTATGTTATAGACCCAGGACTCAAGCCTATGGGAGGAAGTCAGGCCGGTGAACTGGTACCACTTGGCCAGGTGCTCCAGAGGGTCCCTCACCAGGTCTTCATACCGTGTCAGGAGGTATCGCCCCCTCAAGGCCGGAGGCATGCGGTGCAAGGCCGTGAGGTACATTTCGGCCTGGGCGCGGCAGACCCTGTGCATGACTCCGAGGGTGCTGGGAGTGCCGTTGATGGCGTTGCCGATGACCAGGTCATCGGGGTGAAGAGACACGGCTTGGCGGGATGCGTACACGGCACGAGGGTCCCTGACCAAGTGGATCACCCGGAGGCGGAGGGAGGGATCTGTCAGGAGTGGGTAAAGCGCTTCCATCTGGAAGAAGCGGATGGCTTTCACCACCACGTGGCTGTAGGTGGCACAGGCCTCAGAAATCTTCTCAAAGGGCATTTGGCCACAGCGGGACTCGCACTCCTTCACCCCGATGATGTCAGAGCGTCGGAAGGCCTCGCAGGCCGGAGGGGAGCAGAGCGCCCTGCTCATGGGCCACATG comes from Podarcis raffonei isolate rPodRaf1 chromosome 2, rPodRaf1.pri, whole genome shotgun sequence and encodes:
- the LOC128408921 gene encoding carbohydrate sulfotransferase 6-like translates to MLIRINTAQFLIVLALLLLLLFSSWRRLKPQEGVSAPTQTHVLILSSWRSGSTFAGQLFSQNPSVFYMMEPAKHVWHRLPWGSPELLQGPLRDLLRSVFLCDMGALLAYIEEPSMVYQLFMWPMSRALCSPPACEAFRRSDIIGVKECESRCGQMPFEKISEACATYSHVVVKAIRFFQMEALYPLLTDPSLRLRVIHLVRDPRAVYASRQAVSLHPDDLVIGNAINGTPSTLGVMHRVCRAQAEMYLTALHRMPPALRGRYLLTRYEDLVRDPLEHLAKWYQFTGLTSSHRLESWVYNITHWSTADSDQKPGISSVDPLEIQKNAKVASQAWRKHLSFQEVQDVQSICKEAMEVFGYKPATSEEEQRDLTKDLVLPRGKN